One segment of Brassica napus cultivar Da-Ae chromosome C3, Da-Ae, whole genome shotgun sequence DNA contains the following:
- the LOC106449374 gene encoding B3 domain-containing protein REM14, translating into MAKRHFFQPLLPGFHSHLTIPVAFFSKHIQGRNDQKTTTELRSDAASEKTWEVKTEDGRRLTDGWKEFALAHDLRVGDILIFRQEKDMTFHVTLFGPSCCEIQYDSCLDDKNSIGKINSKKNNPKREAECSSSSDPSCFLANVMPSTLRYDSLNLPRSFVRANGLETRCGDIVLINGKGRSWTLSLKQRQCGRSYITRGWRSFFSANGLKAGDSFTFKLIKRGGTLVLLHKSPSHRESKENEGSEADDEIESLSTESDSDEESNQDEKKRISIWNASSSPSLNRFVTLTLKPYNVIKRVLFLPKPFTDLHGITVGTKMSLVDKQGVKWCTKLRSESKRIRMAGGWKDFFKANCVKTGESIKLKLIWEEDTSCVLSSKPR; encoded by the exons ATGGCCAAGAGACATTTCTTTCAGCCCCTTCTTCCCGGCTTCCACAGTCACTtg ACAATTCCTGTAGCCTTCTTCTCCAAGCATATACAAGGAAGGAATGATCAGAAGACTACGACGGAGCTTAGGTCAGACGCCGCGTCGGAGAAAACATGGGAAGTGAAGACAGAAGATGGTCGGAGACTCACTGATGGTTGGAAAGAGTTCGCTCTTGCCCACGATCTTCGAGTCGGTGACATTCTCATTTTCAGACAAGAGAAAGATATGACTTTCCACGTGACACTATTTGGACCAAGTTGCTGTGAGATTCAATATGACTCGTGTTTAGACGACAAGAACAGCATAG gGAAGATTAACTCTAAGAAGAATAATCCAAAAAGAGAAGCAgagtgttcttcttcttcagatccCTCTTGTTTCTTGGCCAATGTCATGCCTTCGACCCTACGCTATGACTCACTG AATCTTCCAAGGAGTTTTGTGAGGGCAAATGGTCTAGAGACAAGATGTGGAGATATTGTTCTGATAAATGGAAAAGGCAGATCATGGACTTTATCTTTAAAACAAAGACAATGTGGAAGAAGTTACATCACACGAGGGTGGAGAAGTTTCTTTAGTGCCAATGGACTCAAGGCTGGAGATTCCTTCACTTTCAAACTCATCAAAAGAGGTGGAACACTGGTTCTTCTACATAAGTCTCCCTCCCACAGAGAATCCAAAGAAAATGAGGGCTCAGAAGCTGATGATGAAATAGAGTCTCTTTCCACAGAATCTGACAGCGATGAAGAGAGCAACCAAGATGAGAAAAAGCGTATATCAATATGGAATGCTTCATCTTCACCATCCCTAAACAGATTTGTGACACTAACTCTTAAACCTTACAATGTCATAAAGCGTGTACTG tttctTCCCAAACCCTTCACAGATCTACATGGCATCACTGTGGGAACTAAAATGAGTCTGGTGGATAAACAAGGTGTAAAGTGGTGTACAAAACTGCGTTCTGAAAGTAAAAGAATAAGAATGGCAGGAGGATGGAAGGATTTCTTCAAAGCTAACTGTGTAAAGACAGGTGAATCAATCAAGTTGAAGCTGATTTGGGAAGAAGACACAAGTTGTGTCCTTAGTTCTAAACCAAGGTGA
- the LOC106445690 gene encoding tRNA(His) guanylyltransferase 1: MANSKYEYVKSFELEDEVMFPNLIVVRIDGRDFSRFSQVHEFEKPNDEAALNLMDSCSAAVLEEYPDIIFAYGFSDEYSFVFKKTSRFYQRRSSKILSLVASFFAAAYVTKWKEFFPQRKLEYAPSFTSKVVTCATPEVLQVYLAWRQQNCHAKNQYETCFWMLVKSGKTISETQEVLKDTQKQQKNELLFQKFGINYKTLPELFRQGSCLFKTKVEETVKHDENGNPVKRLRRKAVLVHSENIAARSFWNEHPSLYNDLGYFTKDIGRSEPDFVRSFQFENKLLPLTWVVVRIDGCHFHRFSDVHEFEKPNDEKALKLMNSCAVAVLEEFEDIQFAYGVSDEYSFVLKKESELYKRQSSKIVSPIASLFTSTYVTKWGEFFPQKVLKYPPSFDGRAVCYPTYKILLDYLAWRQVDCHINNQYNTCFWMLVKSGKTKTQSQDYLKGTQAREKNELLSNQFGIEYNSLPLIFRMGSSVFRLKESAAVENGVVSGKKLRLEGEVVVDHCNIIERCFWEEHPHILSYS, encoded by the exons ATGGCGAATAGCAAGTACGAGTATGTCAAGTCGTTCGAACTCGAAGACGAAGTTATGTTTCCTAACCTGATCGTTGTCCGGATCGATGGTCGTGACTTTTCTAG ATTCTCTCAAGTTCATGAGTTTGAGAAGCCTAATGATGAAGCAGCCCTCAATCTGATGGATTCGTGTTCTGCTGCCGTTTTGGAAGAGTACCCCGATATCATCTTTGCATATGGATTCAGTGATGAATACAG TTTTGTATTCAAGAAAACGTCAAGATTCTACCAAAGACGATCCAG TAAGATTTTGTCGTTGGTAGCTTCCTTCTTTGCTGCAGCGTACGTAACAAAATGGAAAGAGTTCTTTCCCCAAAGAAAACTAGAATATGCTCCTTCTTTCACCTCAAAGGTTGTAACTTGTGCAACGCCAGAGGTTCTTCAAGTTTATCTCGCGTGGAGACAACAGAACT GCCACGCCAAGAATCAGTATGAAACTTGTTTTTGGATGTTAGTTAAAAGTGGAAAGACCATAAGTGAAACACAAGAGGTTCTTAAG GATACACAAAAGCAGCAGAAAAATGAGCTTCTCTTTCAGAAATTTGGTATCAATTACAAGACTCTTCCTGAATTGTTTCGCCAAGGATCATGTCTTTTCAAAACAAAG GTGGAAGAAACTGTAAAGCATGATGAGAACGGGAATCCTGTTAAAAGATTGAGGAGAAAGGCTGTTTTAGTACATTCAGAGAATATTGCTGCAAGAAGCTTTTGGAATGAGCACCCTTCCCTCTATAATGATCTTGGTTACTTCACGAAAGATATTGGCAGAAGTGAACCAGATTTTGTTAGGTCGTTTCAGTTTGAGAACAAACTGTTACCTTTAACTTGGGTTGTGGTTAGGATTGACGGCTGTCATTTTCACAG ATTTTCTGACGTTCATGAATTTGAGAAGCCAAATGATGAGAAAGCTCTGAAACTTATGAATTCATGTGCAGTGGCTGTTCTCGAGGAGTTTGAGGATATTCAATTTGCCTATGGTGTCAGTGATGAGTAcag CtttgttttgaagaaagaaTCTGAGCTCTACAAAAGACAATCCAG TAAGATAGTATCTCCAATCGCATCCCTGTTTACATCCACATATGTGACAAAATGGGGAGAGTTCTTCCCTCAGAAAGTACTGAAGTATCCTCCATCCTTCGATGGACGAGCAGTATGCTATCCAACGTACAAGATTCTTTTGGATTATCTGGCTTGGCGACAAGTTGACT GCCATATTAATAATCAGTATAATACATGTTTCTGGATGCTTGTCAAGTCCGGAAAAACCAAAACTCAATCCCAAGATTACTTAAAG GGAACACAAGCACGAGAGAAAAACGAGCTGCTTAGCAATCAATTTGGAATCGAGTACAATTCATTACCTCTAATCTTTCGAATGGGCTCCTCTGTATTCCGCTTAAAG GAATCTGCTGCAGTGGAGAATGGAGTAGTCTCTGGGAAGAAACTGAGACTGGAGGGAGAAGTGGTGGTAGATCATTGCAACATCATCGAACGCTGTTTCTGGGAAGAACACCCACACATTCTTAGCTATTCATAA
- the LOC125584243 gene encoding probable glutathione peroxidase 2: protein MAEESPESIYDFAVKDIEGKDVSLSQFKGKTLLIVNVASKCGLTDANYKELNVLYDKYKDQGLEILAFPCNQFLGQEPGNNEEIQQTVCTRFKAEFPIFDKVDVNGKNTAPLYKYLKAEKGGLLIDAIKWNFTKFLVSPDGKVSQRYSPRTSPLQFEKDIQSLLGQASS from the exons ATGGCGGAGGAATCTCCAGAGTCTATCTACGACTTCGCCGTTAAG GATATTGAAGGTAAAGATGTGAGTTTGAGCCAATTCAAAGGCAAAACTCTTTTGATTGTAAACGTTGCCTCCAAATG TGGTCTGACGGATGCAAACTACAAGGAACTGAATGTTCTATACGATAAATACAAGGACCAAG ggTTGGAGATTTTAGCGTTTCCGTGCAATCAGTTCTTGGGACAAGAACCAGGAAACAATGAAGAGATCCAACAAACTGTCTGCACAAGGTTCAAAGCTGAGTTCCCCATCTTTGACAAG GTGGATGTGAACGGGAAGAACACGGCGCCATTATACAAATACTTGAAAGCAGAGAAAGGAGGTTTGCTTATTGACGCAATCAAATGGAACTTCACAAAGTTCTTGGTTTCACCTGACGGCAAAGTCTCCCAGAGATATTCTCCTAGAACCTCTCCTCTTCAATTCGAG AAAGACATTCAATCTCTGTTGGGACAGGCTTCATCTTGA
- the LOC106437729 gene encoding uncharacterized protein LOC106437729 translates to MGCVHFESADQRTLSVQEKLNDKTSSTVLQEHEEQGGIQEAWSEIKNRGENVGGYLAGESRHKLEKKKSQVLLEGYVEAQDDQEDLTRAKSLTDDDLEELKGCLDLGFGFSYDEIPELCNTLPALELCYSMSQKFLDDKLNHQEDSPRPPPTTTSPVANWKISSPGDNPDDVKARLKYWAQTVACTVRLCS, encoded by the exons ATGGGTTGCGTTCACTTCGAATCAGCAGATCAACGGACACTTTCTGTCCAAGAGAAACTAAACGACAAAACATCTAGCACAGTCTTGCAAGAACACGAGGAGCAAGGAGGAATCCAAGAAGCTTGGTCCGAGATCAAGAACCGCGGTGAAAACGTCGGAGGTTACTTAGCCGGTGAGAGTAGACACAAGCTTGAGAAGAAAAAGAGCCAAGTGTTGCTGGAAGGTTACGTGGAGGCTCAAGATGATCAAGAAGATCTTACGAGAGCCAAGAGCTTGACGGATGACGATCTCGAGGAGCTAAAAGGTTGTTTAGAcctagggtttgggtttagctACGACGAGATCCCTGAGCTCTGCAACACTTTGCCTGCTTTAGAGCTATGTTACTCCATGTCCCAGAAGTTCTTAGATGATAAGCTAAACCACCAAGAGGACTCTCCGCGGCCGCCACCGACCACGACCAGTCCAGTTGCGAACTGGAAGATCTCTAGCCCTG GTGATAATCCAGATGATGTAAAAGCTAGACTCAAGTACTGGGCACAAACCGTAGCTTGCACTGTCCGTTTGTGTAGCTGA
- the LOC106445693 gene encoding 40S ribosomal protein S3-2-like, whose product MATQISKKRKFVADGVFYAELNEVLTRELAEDGYSGVEVRVTPMRTEIIIRATRTQNVLGEKGRRIRELTSLVQKRFRFPQDSVELYAEKVANRGLCAIAQAESLRYKLLGGLAVRRACYGVLRFVMESGAKGCEVIVSGKLRAARAKSMKFKDGYMVSSGQPTKDYIDSAVRHVLLRQGVLGIKVKVMLDWDPKGINGPKTPLPDVVIIHAPKEEDVNSAPAQVSAPAALAPEAPLTAVDYPEMIPVA is encoded by the exons ATGGCGACGCAAATCAGCAAGAAGAGAAAG TTTGTAGCTGACGGTGTGTTCTACGCTGAGCTGAACGAGGTCTTAACCAGAGAGCTTGCGGAAGATGGTTACTCTGGTGTGGAGGTTAGGGTTACTCCAATGAGGACTGAGATCATCATCAGAGCCACACGTACCCAAAATGTTCTCG GTGAGAAGGGAAGGAGGATCAGAGAGTTGACATCTCTTGTGCAGAAGAGATTCAGGTTCCCTCAAGACAGTGTTGAGCTTTACGCCGAGAAGGTTGCCAACAGAGGTCTCTGCGCCATTGCTCAGGCCGAGTCTCTCCGTTACAAGCTCCTCGGTGGTCTTGCTGTCCGCAG GGCTTGCTATGGTGTCTTGAGATTCGTCATGGAGAGTGGTGCTAAGGGTTGTGAG GTGATTGTGAGTGGAAAGCTCCGTGCAGCACGTGCCAAGTCCATGAAATTCAAGGACGGTTACATGGTTTCCTCTGGTCAACCAACCAAGGATTACATCGACTCTGCAGTCAGACATGTTCTTCTTAGACAG GGTGTGCTTGGAATCAAGGTGAAGGTCATGCTTGACTGGGACCCTAAGGGAATAAATGGACCAAAGACACCATTGCCTGATGTTGTCATCATCCATGCTCCCAAGGAGGAAGACGTCAACTCTGCACCTGCTCAGGTTTCTGCTCCGGCTGCTCTTGCACCAGAAGCTCCCCTCACTGCCGTAGACTACCCTGAGATGATCCCAGTCGCCTAG